In Malus sylvestris chromosome 16, drMalSylv7.2, whole genome shotgun sequence, the following are encoded in one genomic region:
- the LOC126606599 gene encoding putative clathrin assembly protein At5g57200, whose translation MGTFQSFRKAYGALKDSTKVGLIKVNSEFKDLDIATVKATSHVEYPPKERHVRKIFSATSVTRPRADVAYCIHALAKRLSKTRSWIVAIKTLIVIHRTLREGDPTFREELLNYSQRGHILQISNFKDDSSPLAWDCSAWVRTYALFLEERLECFRVLKYDIEAERLTKTSPGSTKVHSRTRTLGADELLEQLPALQQLLFRLMGCQPEGTAYNNYLIQYALALILKESFKIYCAINDGIINLVDMFFDMSRYDAVKALNIYKRAGQQAEGLADFYEYCKGLDLARTFQFPTLRQPPPSFLATMEEYIKEAPQSGSVNRRLEYQVTDEQPQRPEETPPPEPEKQDEKVEEPLPKTEEEPQPKEEEVEPPPLISTDDTDLLGLREINPKAAEIEESNALALAIVPQGSEQKPGACFNDFAGTSGWELALVTTPSNHTSQVPVDRKLAGGFDKLLLDSLYEDEGARRQLQLQNAGYGYGATSLQNPFEQQTQQPVHDPFAMSNSVAPPTNVQMALMAQQQHQHQEIMQQQQQQYQQQHNMMVVPHPYYSQYSQPMQPASSSNPFGDPFSFPPSTTSHQGNQNLI comes from the exons atgggtACTTTTCAGAGCTTTAGGAAGGCCTATGGAGCTCTGAAGGACTCTACCAAGGTTGGCCTCATCAAGGTCAACAGCGAATTCAAG GATTTGGATATTGCCACTGTGAAGGCCACCAGTCACGTAGAGTACCCTCCCAAGGAACGTCATGTTCGAA AGATCTTCTCCGCGACATCAGTGACACGTCCACGTGCAGATGTAGCATACTGCATTCATGCGCTGGCCAAGAGATTGTCCAAGACACGGAGTTGGATT GTTGCCATAAAGACGTTGATAGTTATTCATAGAACATTGAGAGAGGGTGATCCTACCTTCAGAGAGGAGCTTTTGAACTATTCGCAGAGAGGACACATTCTCCAAATTTCCAATTTTAAAGATGACTCAAGTCCCCTTG CTTGGGATTGCTCCGCTTGGGTGAGGACATATGCACTCTTTTTAGAAGAACGGCTGGAGTGTTTTCGAGTTTTGAAATATGACATTGAGGCAGAGCGTTTGACAAAAACGTCGCCAGGATCAACCAAG GTCCATAGTAGAACACGAACGCTGGGTGCTGATGAGCTGTTGGAGCAGCTACCTGCACTGCAGCAACTTCTTTTCCGCCTTATGGGTTGCCAG CCGGAGGGGACAGCTTATAACAATTACCTCATACAATATGCCTTGGCTCTG ATATTGAAAGAGAGCTTTAAAATATACTGTGCCATCAATGACGGAATTATAAATCTCGTTGACATG TTCTTTGATATGTCAAGATACGATGCAGTTAAAGCCCTCAATATTTACAAAAGAGCTGGCCAACAG GCTGAAGGGCTTGCTGATTTTTATGAATACTGCAAGGGTTTGGATCTTGCTAGAACTTTTCAGTTTCCAACATTGAGACAG CCCCCACCGTCATTTCTTGCAACAATGGAGGAGTATATAAAGGAGGCGCCTCAGTCAGGTTCCGTTAACAGGAGACTG GAATACCAGGTGACAGACGAGCAGCCTCAGAGACCTGAAGAAACTCCTCCTCCAGAGCCTGAAAAACAAGATGAAAAAGTTGAGGAGCCACTGCCGAAAACAGAGGAAGAACCCCAACCCAAGGAAGAGGAAGTCGAACCTCCTCCTTTGATATCAACTGATGACACTGATCTGCTG GGTTTAAGGGAAATTAATCCAAAAGCTGCAGAAATCGAAGAAAGCAATGCCTTAGCTCTTGCCATTGTTCCACAGG GCAGTGAACAAAAACCTGGAGCGTGTTTCAATGATTTTGCTGGGACTTCCGGTTGGGAGCTAGCACTGGTAACCACACCAAGCAACCATACCAGCCAAGTGCCTGTAGACAGAAAGTTG GCTGGTGGCTTTGACAAGCTATTACTTGATAGCTTGTATGAAGATGAAGGTGCCAGGAGACAGTTACAACTCCAGAATGCAGGGTATGGTTATGGCGCGACGAGCTTGCAAAATCCATTTGAACAACAAACACAACAGCCCGTACACGACCCATTTGCAATGTCCAACAGCGTAGCACCCCCGACAAATGTGCAAATGGCGCTCATGGCGCAGCAACAACACCAGCACCAAGAAATCatgcagcagcaacaacaacaataccAACAACAGCACAACATGATGGTGGTACCTCACCCGTATTATTCTCAATATTCTCAACCAATGCAGCCCGCGAGCTCTTCAAACCCGTTCGGAGATCCATTCAGCTTCCCTCCGAGTACAACGTCACATCAGGGAAACCAAAACCTAATATAG